In Pecten maximus chromosome 10, xPecMax1.1, whole genome shotgun sequence, one genomic interval encodes:
- the LOC117336287 gene encoding uncharacterized protein LOC117336287 codes for MTNGQHKSQHLTTILAFFCLVIAVHSSKETIQSHNTKLVNNIQKREADTSPENADLDYNSFSVEPVKRSTNDMHIDDLLLSDSPDKRGRGGNRYGFYGTLGKRADLEDMEKRRRRKMFYGSLGKRRQSFFAGLGKRDEDSAGNTLNDDDLDKRGRANRYFFGNLGKRDFLEGKDDEEDVDKRRMPFFGSLGKRGGNRNFRFYGNLGKRVGTSIDEDSDMAESDEMEKRRYRQQFFGTLGKRDDGLDLEKRRRYAFASLGKRFDDIEDDEDIEKRRMKMRPSFYGSLGKRRQMFFGTLGKRSISSPEEELFDDQTENGHTRRKRSISSLNLPRALRNGSSYGRARRYNRIALGRRLIRRTQDFRFFPQLGKRSFETFEVPEYNGQY; via the coding sequence ATGACGAATGGACAACACAAATCGCAGCACTTGACAACTATACTTGCCTTCTTCTGTCTTGTTATTGCGGTTCACAGCTCAAAAGAGACTATCCAGTCACACAACACCAAACTCGTCAATAATATTCAGAAGCGGGAAGCAGACACAAGTCCTGAGAATGCCGATTTAGACTATAACTCTTTTAGTGTAGAACCTGTGAAACGTAGTACCAATGATATGCACATTGACGATTTACTGTTATCAGATTCCCCTGACAAGAGGGGACGAGGAGGCAATAGATATGGTTTCTACGGTACTCTTGGAAAACGAGCTGATTTAGAGGATATGGAAAAACGACGCAGGCGTAAAATGTTTTACGGATCGTTAGGAAAACGCAGGCAATCATTTTTCGCCGGATTGGGAAAACGAGATGAAGATTCTGCCGGGAACACACTTAATGATGATGATTTAGACAAACGAGGAAGGGCTAACAGATACTTCTTCGGAAATCTGGGAAAGAGAGATTTCCTAGAGGGGAAAGATGATGAAGAGGATGTAGACAAACGAAGGATGCCATTTTTTGGATCATTAGGCAAGCGGGGTGGCAATAGAAACTTTCGTTTCTATGGTAATCTTGGAAAACGGGTCGGAACCTCAATTGATGAGGACAGTGACATGGCCGAAAGTGACGAAATGGAAAAAAGGAGATATAGGCAACAATTCTTCGGAACACTTGGAAAACGCGATGACGGTTTGGATTTAGAAAAAAGACGAAGATATGCTTTTGCTTCATTGGGAAAGAGGTTTGATGATATTGAAGATGACGAGGACATCGAAAAGCGTCGAATGAAAATGCGCCCATCTTTTTATGGATCTCTTGGAAAACGGCGTCAAATGTTCTTTGGCACGCTTGGAAAAAGATCGATATCCTCTCCCGAAGAAGAACTCTTTGACGACCAGACTGAGAACGGCCATACCCGCAGGAAAAGGTCCATTTCATCGTTGAATCTGCCTAGGGCACTGAGGAATGGTTCGTCTTATGGTCGTGCTAGACGTTACAATAGGATTGCGCTTGGACGGCGTCTCATTCGGAGGACACAGGACTTTCGGTTCTTCCCCCAGCTTGGCAAGCGGTCATTTGAAACAT